Proteins found in one Methylobacter sp. S3L5C genomic segment:
- a CDS encoding cytochrome bc complex cytochrome b subunit translates to MKPTRLTECGNWVLDRFPVTKFWNDHMAHYYAPKNFNFWYFFGSLALLLLVNQILTGILLTMNYKPDAKLAFDSVEYIMRDVPWGWLVRYMHSTGASAFFIVIYLHMFRALLYGSFKHPRELIWIFGMLLFVALMAEAFMGYLLPWGQMSFWGAQVIISLFSAIPLVGDDLSLWIRGDYVIADATLNRFFAFHVIAVPLVLVMLVFMHLVALHEVGSNNPDGIEIKESKDPWGHPVDGIPFHPYYTVKDLVGVGVFLLFFATVIFYMPEMGGYFLEHANFIPADPMKTPEHIAPVWYFTPFYSILRAIPDKFAGVIGMGGSIFVLFLMPWLDRCKVKSIRYRGGIFKKALFLFVISFVALGYLGTQPVTPVATTLARLFTTIYFGFFLLMPIYTRWEKTKPVPKRLTRLHSLEEQLHTLEEQLPALIEEITELKPVVTEIGHPAFKGTFFNRRPNPQGMAHVLSRLAKKLKGSLD, encoded by the coding sequence ATGAAACCAACCCGTTTAACTGAGTGTGGCAACTGGGTTTTAGATCGTTTTCCGGTGACTAAATTTTGGAATGATCATATGGCGCATTATTATGCGCCCAAGAATTTCAACTTTTGGTACTTCTTTGGTTCTTTGGCGTTATTGCTTTTAGTCAATCAGATTCTTACGGGCATCTTGTTAACCATGAACTACAAGCCGGATGCAAAGCTGGCTTTTGATTCTGTCGAGTATATTATGCGTGATGTGCCGTGGGGTTGGCTGGTGCGTTATATGCATTCAACCGGTGCTTCTGCATTTTTTATTGTTATTTATCTGCATATGTTCAGGGCGTTGCTTTACGGATCATTCAAGCACCCGCGCGAGTTGATCTGGATTTTTGGGATGCTGTTGTTTGTCGCCTTAATGGCAGAAGCATTTATGGGATACTTATTACCTTGGGGGCAAATGTCATTTTGGGGGGCCCAGGTAATTATCTCTTTATTTAGTGCTATTCCTCTTGTCGGTGATGATTTGTCACTTTGGATCAGGGGCGATTATGTTATTGCCGATGCAACGTTGAACCGGTTTTTTGCCTTCCATGTTATCGCCGTACCTTTGGTGCTGGTAATGCTGGTTTTTATGCATTTAGTCGCGCTTCATGAGGTTGGCTCCAATAACCCAGACGGCATTGAAATCAAGGAATCCAAAGACCCTTGGGGACATCCTGTCGATGGTATTCCTTTTCATCCTTATTACACGGTTAAAGATCTGGTTGGTGTTGGCGTATTTTTATTGTTTTTTGCGACGGTTATCTTTTATATGCCGGAAATGGGCGGCTATTTTCTTGAGCATGCCAATTTTATTCCGGCTGATCCAATGAAAACACCGGAACATATCGCTCCCGTTTGGTACTTCACGCCGTTTTATTCGATTTTAAGGGCTATTCCCGATAAATTTGCCGGTGTTATTGGTATGGGTGGCTCCATTTTTGTGCTGTTTTTGATGCCTTGGCTGGATCGTTGCAAAGTTAAATCGATTCGTTATCGCGGCGGTATTTTCAAAAAAGCGTTGTTCTTGTTTGTTATTAGTTTTGTCGCGTTAGGTTATTTGGGTACTCAACCGGTAACTCCAGTAGCGACTACCTTGGCCAGACTTTTTACGACCATTTATTTTGGCTTTTTTCTGTTAATGCCCATATACACCCGCTGGGAAAAGACCAAGCCGGTACCAAAAAGATTGACAAGATTGCATAGTCTTGAGGAACAATTACATACGCTTGAGGAGCAATTGCCCGCGTTAATTGAGGAAATTACCGAATTAAAACCAGTGGTTACCGAGATTGGTCACCCTGCATTTAAAGGTACCTTTTTTAATAGAAGACCTAACCCTCAAGGTATGGCTCATGTGCTTAGTCGATTGGCCAAGAAATTAAAAGGGAGTCTCGACTAA
- the guaA gene encoding glutamine-hydrolyzing GMP synthase encodes MKQEVTNIHSQKILILDFGSQYTQLIARRIREIGVYCEIFSCECSETEIKQFVPNGIILSGGPDTVTSDDTPRAPNIVFELGVPVLGICYGMQTMTEQMGGKVESSDHREFGYAQIRARGHSKLLAGIEDHLSAEGFGLLDVWMSHGDRVVELPQGFISIASSEGAPIAGIANEEKSYYALQFHPEVTHTKQGGRILSRFVLDICGCDALWTASNIVEDSIKAVREKVGSDHVILGLSGGVDSSVVAALLHEAIKDQLTCVFVDTGLLRLHEGDQVMAIFAEHLGVKVIRVDAEERYLNALVGISDPEQKRKIIGNLFVEIFDEEASKIADAKWLAQGTIYPDVIESAGSKSGKAHLIKSHHNVGGLPENMTLKLVEPLRELFKDEVRRLGLELGLPADMVFRHPFPGPGLGVRILGEVKKQYADLLRQADAIFIEELYRHDLYDKVSQAFAVFLPVKSVGVMGDGRRYDYVIAIRAVETIDFMTARWAHLPYEFLDLISRRIINEVPGISRVAYDISGKPPATIEWE; translated from the coding sequence GTGAAACAAGAAGTCACTAATATCCATAGTCAAAAGATCCTTATTTTAGATTTCGGCTCACAATATACTCAGTTAATCGCACGTCGTATTCGTGAAATTGGCGTTTATTGTGAAATTTTTTCCTGTGAATGCAGCGAAACGGAAATCAAACAATTTGTTCCTAATGGCATTATCTTGTCGGGTGGCCCCGATACTGTCACCAGCGATGATACACCGCGAGCGCCCAATATAGTATTTGAATTGGGTGTGCCGGTACTCGGTATTTGTTACGGCATGCAGACCATGACCGAACAAATGGGCGGCAAGGTGGAATCCTCTGATCATCGTGAGTTTGGTTATGCACAAATAAGGGCGCGTGGGCATTCAAAGTTATTGGCAGGCATAGAAGATCATCTTTCCGCAGAAGGCTTTGGTTTGCTGGATGTATGGATGAGCCATGGCGATCGTGTTGTTGAATTGCCTCAAGGTTTTATCTCTATTGCCAGTTCGGAGGGTGCGCCAATTGCGGGTATTGCCAATGAGGAAAAGTCTTATTATGCCTTACAGTTTCATCCTGAAGTTACGCATACCAAACAGGGCGGTCGAATTTTGTCGCGCTTTGTATTGGATATTTGTGGTTGTGATGCGCTCTGGACTGCCAGTAATATTGTTGAAGACAGCATTAAGGCCGTACGTGAAAAAGTAGGTAGTGATCACGTTATTTTAGGCTTGTCTGGTGGCGTAGATTCCTCCGTTGTTGCTGCCCTTTTGCATGAGGCCATCAAAGATCAGCTTACTTGTGTGTTTGTTGATACCGGCTTGCTGCGCTTGCACGAAGGTGATCAGGTGATGGCAATATTTGCTGAACATTTGGGTGTTAAAGTCATCAGGGTAGATGCTGAAGAGCGTTATTTGAACGCCTTGGTCGGTATTTCGGACCCTGAGCAGAAACGTAAAATTATCGGCAATTTGTTTGTGGAGATTTTTGATGAAGAGGCATCAAAAATAGCTGATGCAAAATGGTTGGCGCAAGGTACGATTTATCCTGATGTCATTGAATCAGCGGGTTCTAAAAGCGGTAAGGCACATTTGATTAAATCACATCATAATGTCGGTGGTTTACCGGAAAATATGACTTTAAAGCTGGTTGAGCCGTTGCGCGAATTATTTAAGGATGAAGTAAGGCGGTTGGGTTTGGAGTTAGGTTTACCCGCTGACATGGTTTTTCGCCACCCATTTCCAGGGCCGGGTTTGGGCGTAAGAATCTTGGGTGAAGTTAAAAAGCAATATGCCGATTTATTACGTCAGGCAGATGCTATTTTTATTGAAGAATTGTATCGGCATGATCTTTACGACAAGGTAAGTCAGGCATTCGCGGTATTTTTACCGGTTAAATCAGTGGGTGTCATGGGTGACGGGCGACGTTATGATTATGTTATCGCCATCCGTGCCGTCGAAACTATTGATTTTATGACTGCGCGTTGGGCACATTTGCCTTATGAATTTCTTGATCTGATTTCCCGTCGCATTATTAATGAAGTTCCGGGTATTTCGCGTGTTGCTTATGATATATCGGGTAAGCCACCAGCAACCATTGAATGGGAATAA
- the hisC gene encoding histidinol-phosphate transaminase, with protein sequence MTQNNNLISAVFRKEVLAMAAYKVADAAGLIKLDAMENPYNWPEASKKDWLEALKDCQLNRYPDPEARQLTETIRHLNQLPEQFDLLLGNGSDEIIQLLLMALPATASVLAPVPGFVMYKQLSDCLGLNYLGIPLLAESFDLDLPAMLAVIGQHQPSVIFLAYPNNPTGNLFSETAILEIIKSAKGLVVLDEAYAPFANASFIDALDQYDNLLVMRTVSKLGLAGLRLGYIMGNPAIIEQLNKIRLPYNINSLTQISADFALSNKVLFDEQTQKICAERAFVFKELNKLDGITAYPSAANFILFKTPKDKATEIFLSIKQQGVLIKNMSAQGGLLSDCLRVTIGKPDENLAFLAALRKSL encoded by the coding sequence ATGACCCAAAATAATAACCTGATTTCTGCTGTTTTTCGCAAAGAAGTATTGGCAATGGCCGCTTATAAAGTCGCTGATGCCGCAGGGCTAATCAAGCTGGATGCCATGGAAAATCCTTATAACTGGCCGGAAGCCAGTAAAAAAGACTGGTTGGAGGCGTTAAAGGATTGTCAGTTAAATCGCTATCCTGATCCTGAAGCGCGCCAGCTTACAGAAACTATCAGGCACTTGAATCAACTGCCTGAGCAATTTGATCTATTGCTGGGTAATGGTTCTGATGAAATCATTCAATTACTATTAATGGCATTACCGGCAACAGCCAGTGTTTTGGCTCCAGTTCCCGGTTTTGTCATGTACAAGCAACTGAGTGATTGTTTGGGATTGAATTATCTGGGTATTCCTTTGCTGGCCGAGTCCTTTGATTTGGACTTGCCTGCCATGCTGGCAGTTATCGGGCAACATCAACCTTCAGTTATTTTTCTCGCCTACCCTAATAATCCTACCGGTAATTTATTCAGCGAAACAGCAATTCTGGAAATCATAAAGTCAGCTAAAGGTTTGGTTGTGCTCGATGAGGCTTATGCACCTTTTGCCAATGCCAGTTTTATTGATGCATTGGATCAATACGATAATTTGTTGGTTATGCGTACCGTTTCCAAGTTAGGTTTGGCCGGTTTACGCCTGGGTTATATTATGGGTAATCCGGCAATTATTGAGCAACTTAATAAAATTCGCCTGCCTTACAATATCAATAGTCTGACACAAATCAGTGCTGATTTTGCGCTTTCCAATAAAGTACTTTTTGATGAGCAAACTCAAAAAATTTGTGCTGAAAGAGCCTTTGTTTTTAAGGAGCTTAATAAGCTTGACGGTATAACTGCTTACCCAAGTGCTGCGAATTTTATTCTGTTTAAAACACCTAAAGATAAAGCCACTGAGATTTTTTTGTCGATAAAACAGCAAGGGGTTTTAATTAAGAACATGAGCGCTCAGGGAGGCTTGTTAAGTGACTGCTTGCGAGTCACTATTGGAAAGCCTGATGAAAATTTGGCATTTCTTGCCGCCTTAAGAAAAAGCCTTTAA
- the pgi gene encoding glucose-6-phosphate isomerase — MSSLTTSKAWTALQNHYYQTKNNSLRDAFKKDINRFNKFSINFNEILFDYSKNRITDETLLLLGDLANHAELDIKIKAMFSGEKINTTEHRAVLHTALRNKGNHPVYVDEQDVMPDINRVLAKMRVFCASVRSGEWKGYSGKAITDIVNIGIGGSGLGPKMVSMALTPYSSDSLKVHYVSNIDQTNIVEVLKPLSPETTLFIVASKVFSTQETMMNAQSAKNWFLDSAKDPLAIAKHFVAISTHTENVAKFGIDTNNMFEFWDWVGGRYSLWSAVGLSIALYIGMDHFEDLLLGAYEADCHFRDTPFEQNIPVIMALLGVWYNNFFNADSHALLPYDQSMRYFADYFQQGDMESNGKSITLRGEKVDYSTGPIIWGQPGTNGQHAFFQLIHQGTKLVPCDFLAAANSHYKLPGHHDILISNFLAQPEALMNGLNAEEVKVKLTPDEQADPVLVASKVFDGNKPSNSFLFNKMTPKTLGSLLAFYEHKIFVQGAIWNINSFDQMGVELGKILANVILPELQNDETITSHDCSTNALINTYKKLRES; from the coding sequence ATGTCATCTTTGACTACCTCAAAAGCGTGGACTGCATTACAAAACCATTACTATCAAACTAAAAATAATTCTCTACGTGACGCTTTCAAAAAGGACATTAATCGATTCAATAAATTCTCTATTAATTTTAACGAGATTCTGTTTGATTATTCCAAAAACAGAATAACAGATGAAACTTTATTGTTATTGGGAGACCTTGCCAACCATGCAGAACTGGATATAAAAATTAAAGCGATGTTTTCCGGTGAAAAAATTAACACCACCGAACATCGAGCCGTTCTGCATACTGCATTACGCAATAAAGGCAATCATCCCGTTTATGTTGATGAACAAGATGTTATGCCGGACATTAATCGGGTTTTGGCAAAAATGCGGGTTTTCTGCGCATCGGTTCGTTCGGGTGAATGGAAAGGCTACAGCGGAAAAGCTATCACCGATATTGTCAACATTGGCATAGGCGGTTCTGGCTTAGGGCCAAAGATGGTCTCAATGGCGCTTACACCTTATAGCTCAGACAGCTTAAAAGTACATTATGTCTCCAATATTGATCAAACCAATATTGTTGAAGTACTAAAGCCATTATCTCCAGAAACCACTTTATTTATTGTTGCCTCCAAGGTGTTTTCCACACAAGAGACGATGATGAATGCACAATCCGCAAAAAACTGGTTTCTTGATAGCGCAAAAGACCCGCTCGCAATTGCCAAACACTTTGTCGCGATTTCAACTCATACCGAAAATGTTGCCAAGTTTGGTATAGATACCAACAACATGTTCGAATTTTGGGACTGGGTGGGTGGACGTTATTCTCTTTGGTCAGCAGTAGGCTTATCCATTGCCTTATACATAGGCATGGATCATTTTGAAGATCTTTTACTGGGCGCATACGAAGCCGATTGTCATTTTCGCGACACGCCTTTTGAGCAAAACATACCGGTAATTATGGCCTTACTGGGAGTCTGGTATAACAACTTCTTTAATGCTGACTCTCATGCTTTACTACCTTACGATCAATCCATGCGTTATTTCGCCGATTACTTTCAACAAGGCGATATGGAAAGTAATGGCAAAAGTATTACCCTACGAGGTGAAAAAGTCGATTACAGTACCGGTCCAATTATTTGGGGACAACCGGGCACCAACGGACAGCATGCTTTTTTCCAACTGATACATCAGGGCACCAAACTCGTACCCTGCGACTTTTTGGCTGCTGCAAACAGTCATTACAAACTACCAGGTCATCACGATATTTTAATATCAAATTTTCTCGCACAGCCGGAAGCGTTAATGAACGGCTTAAACGCTGAAGAAGTTAAAGTTAAACTGACCCCTGACGAACAAGCGGATCCCGTCCTCGTTGCATCGAAAGTGTTTGACGGTAATAAACCATCAAATTCTTTTCTTTTTAATAAGATGACCCCGAAAACCTTGGGTTCGTTATTGGCATTTTATGAACATAAAATTTTTGTTCAAGGTGCCATCTGGAATATCAATTCATTTGATCAAATGGGCGTGGAATTAGGCAAAATATTGGCCAATGTGATTTTGCCTGAACTTCAAAATGATGAAACAATTACCAGCCATGATTGCTCGACTAATGCCCTGATTAACACCTATAAAAAATTACGGGAATCTTGA
- the guaB gene encoding IMP dehydrogenase yields the protein MRIIQEALTFDDVLLVPAHSTVLPRDVEMKTQLTRSITLNIPLVAAAMDTVTEARLAIAIAQEGGIGIIHKNMTTEQQAREVRHVKKYESGVIKDPITVSPDVSIRDVINLTRSKNISGVPVVNGDELVGIVTSRDLRFETRFDEPVSKVMTPKERLITVSENADRKEVIALLHKHRIEKVLVVNESFHLRGLITVKDIQKAKDYPFACKDEQERLRVGAAVGTGHGTEERVAALVDAGVDVIIVDTAHGHSQGVLDRVRWVKQNYPSVQVIGGNIATAAAALALVEAGADGVKVGIGPGSICTTRIVAGVGVPQITAVSNVADALKGTGVPLIADGGIRYSGDVAKALAAGAHAVMLGGIFAGTEEAPGEVELFQGRSYKSYRGMGSLGAMAQQQGSSDRYFQEETDSVEKLVPEGIEGRVPYKGSLLAVIHQLLGGVRASMGYTGSQTIAILHDKAQFVRVTNAGMRESHVHDVTITKEAPNYRAE from the coding sequence ATGCGAATTATTCAGGAAGCGCTCACGTTTGATGACGTCTTATTAGTGCCTGCGCACTCAACTGTGCTGCCACGCGATGTAGAAATGAAAACACAGTTGACGCGAAGTATTACACTAAATATTCCGCTGGTTGCTGCGGCTATGGATACGGTTACCGAGGCCAGGCTTGCCATTGCCATTGCCCAGGAAGGTGGTATCGGCATTATTCATAAAAATATGACGACAGAGCAGCAGGCCAGGGAAGTTCGTCATGTGAAAAAATATGAGAGTGGCGTCATTAAAGATCCGATTACTGTCTCTCCCGATGTCAGTATTCGTGATGTTATCAACTTAACCCGCTCCAAAAATATTTCCGGTGTTCCTGTGGTTAATGGTGATGAATTAGTCGGCATTGTTACCAGTCGCGATTTGCGCTTTGAAACGCGTTTTGATGAGCCCGTCTCAAAAGTGATGACGCCTAAGGAGCGTTTAATTACGGTTAGTGAAAATGCGGACCGTAAAGAAGTTATTGCTCTGCTACATAAACACCGTATTGAGAAAGTGCTGGTGGTTAATGAGTCATTTCATTTGCGAGGCTTGATTACGGTTAAAGATATTCAAAAAGCCAAGGATTATCCTTTTGCTTGCAAGGATGAACAGGAGCGTTTGCGTGTCGGTGCCGCAGTTGGGACCGGGCACGGTACAGAAGAGCGTGTTGCGGCATTGGTTGATGCCGGCGTAGATGTCATCATTGTTGATACCGCGCATGGGCACTCACAAGGTGTTTTAGATCGAGTACGCTGGGTTAAGCAGAACTATCCTTCGGTGCAGGTTATTGGCGGCAATATTGCAACAGCCGCAGCTGCATTGGCTTTGGTTGAAGCCGGTGCCGATGGCGTTAAGGTGGGTATAGGGCCTGGATCTATTTGTACTACGCGAATTGTTGCCGGTGTTGGTGTTCCCCAAATTACCGCAGTGAGTAATGTTGCTGATGCCTTAAAAGGAACCGGTGTGCCGTTGATTGCCGATGGTGGTATCCGTTATTCGGGTGACGTTGCCAAAGCCTTGGCGGCCGGGGCGCATGCAGTTATGTTGGGCGGAATTTTTGCAGGTACTGAAGAAGCTCCCGGAGAGGTTGAATTGTTTCAGGGACGTTCTTATAAATCGTATCGCGGTATGGGATCTTTGGGGGCTATGGCGCAACAGCAAGGTTCCAGCGATCGCTATTTTCAGGAAGAAACGGATTCAGTTGAAAAATTGGTACCGGAAGGTATTGAAGGTCGGGTACCTTATAAAGGTAGTTTGTTGGCAGTTATTCATCAGCTGTTGGGTGGCGTACGTGCCAGTATGGGCTACACAGGTAGTCAAACGATTGCCATACTGCATGACAAGGCGCAATTTGTACGGGTAACCAATGCCGGTATGCGTGAAAGCCATGTACACGACGTCACTATCACTAAAGAAGCGCCTAATTACCGCGCTGAGTAA
- a CDS encoding cytochrome c1: MKNLITLLLLLTLSFGVAASEAIELQEADVDLSDNESLQRGAQHFVTYCLGCHSAKHMRYLRFALDVGVDQKKVLKDIAPEGASIYDQLHSAMNKHDAEKWFGVQPPDLSLIARSRGADWLYSYLKSYYSDTSRPFGVNNLVYPDTAMPNPLWQLQGEQHAEPRKTIYGEYIKLVLEDQGTLSEREFDLFVNDLVNFLVYVGEPVQLERERLGKYVIFFLLMFVVIAYLLKKEYWKDVD, encoded by the coding sequence ATGAAAAATTTAATCACATTACTTTTATTGTTGACGTTGTCTTTTGGTGTGGCAGCTTCCGAAGCGATAGAGCTTCAAGAGGCCGATGTAGATCTTTCAGATAATGAGTCATTGCAGCGTGGTGCCCAGCATTTTGTAACCTATTGTTTGGGTTGTCATTCTGCCAAGCACATGCGTTACTTGCGTTTTGCGCTCGATGTTGGCGTAGACCAAAAGAAAGTGTTAAAAGATATTGCGCCTGAAGGGGCAAGTATCTATGATCAGCTCCACAGTGCCATGAACAAGCATGATGCCGAAAAGTGGTTTGGTGTTCAGCCGCCTGACTTGTCGTTAATTGCCCGATCGCGAGGTGCTGATTGGCTATACAGTTATTTGAAGAGTTATTATAGCGATACTTCCAGGCCATTTGGTGTTAATAATTTGGTATATCCGGATACGGCAATGCCTAACCCCTTATGGCAATTGCAAGGTGAGCAGCATGCTGAACCTAGAAAAACTATCTATGGTGAATATATCAAGTTAGTTCTTGAGGATCAGGGGACTTTGTCGGAAAGAGAATTTGATCTTTTTGTTAACGACCTGGTTAATTTTTTGGTCTATGTTGGTGAGCCGGTTCAACTTGAAAGAGAGCGTCTAGGTAAATACGTCATATTTTTCTTGCTGATGTTCGTGGTGATTGCCTATCTGCTGAAAAAAGAATATTGGAAAGACGTTGACTGA
- the petA gene encoding ubiquinol-cytochrome c reductase iron-sulfur subunit, whose translation MNNKGVDKSKRQFLTSAMTVVGAVGTGYLAVPFLAQMQPSVKAMAAGAPVEVDISKMEVGQLIRVAWRGKPVWVLNRTPEVLATLKTLDAELRDPLSNESEQPASSKNPGRSLKPEIFVAVGLCTHLGCSPTFRPEIAPNDLGDKWKGGFFCPCHGSWFDLAGRVYRGVPAPTNLEIPPYRYVSDTRVIIGESAEEKTV comes from the coding sequence ATGAATAATAAAGGCGTCGATAAGTCTAAGCGCCAGTTTTTAACCTCGGCTATGACCGTGGTTGGCGCTGTGGGCACAGGCTATTTAGCTGTTCCTTTTCTTGCTCAAATGCAGCCTAGTGTCAAAGCTATGGCAGCTGGAGCACCTGTTGAAGTTGATATCAGTAAAATGGAAGTTGGGCAGCTGATCAGAGTTGCCTGGAGAGGTAAGCCGGTATGGGTGCTCAACAGAACACCTGAAGTTCTTGCCACATTAAAAACCCTCGATGCCGAGCTTAGAGATCCGCTTTCTAATGAATCAGAGCAACCGGCTTCCAGCAAAAATCCGGGAAGATCGCTTAAGCCCGAGATTTTTGTTGCCGTGGGTTTATGTACTCATTTAGGCTGCTCGCCTACTTTTCGTCCGGAAATTGCGCCTAATGATTTGGGTGACAAATGGAAAGGTGGTTTTTTCTGTCCGTGTCATGGTTCCTGGTTTGATCTGGCTGGCCGCGTTTATCGTGGTGTACCCGCGCCTACCAATCTGGAAATTCCGCCTTATCGCTACGTTAGTGATACAAGAGTAATCATTGGCGAGTCTGCTGAGGAGAAAACCGTATGA
- a CDS encoding glutathione S-transferase N-terminal domain-containing protein, protein MTLFSSPTCAMSHCARFVLQEKAVAADIEYYDPTDPPEDLLELNPNGTSPTLIERDLVLYDSRIIMEYLDERFPHPPLHQMDPVSRANARMLIKRIDQDWYQLLDEILFSGEKKSARAKKMLRESILSAAPIFAARPYFMSDEFSLIDCAIAPLLWRLPSFGIDVSTPNEVINNYAQRIFKRPAFKRSLSEAEKEMAEPLK, encoded by the coding sequence ATGACGCTTTTTTCATCTCCGACATGCGCAATGAGTCACTGCGCGCGCTTTGTTTTACAAGAGAAAGCAGTTGCGGCAGATATAGAATATTATGACCCGACTGATCCGCCAGAGGATTTACTTGAGCTAAATCCTAATGGCACATCACCCACATTGATAGAGCGTGATCTGGTTCTTTATGATTCGCGTATTATTATGGAATATTTGGATGAGCGTTTCCCACATCCTCCTTTACATCAAATGGATCCGGTTTCACGTGCAAATGCCCGTATGCTGATTAAAAGAATAGATCAGGATTGGTATCAATTGTTGGATGAAATATTGTTTTCAGGTGAGAAAAAGTCCGCGCGTGCCAAGAAAATGCTCAGAGAAAGTATTTTATCAGCAGCACCAATTTTTGCCGCCAGACCTTATTTTATGAGTGATGAGTTTTCGCTGATCGATTGTGCGATTGCTCCTTTATTATGGCGACTACCTAGTTTTGGCATTGATGTGTCGACGCCGAATGAGGTTATTAATAATTACGCCCAGCGTATATTCAAAAGACCTGCATTTAAACGCAGTCTTAGTGAAGCTGAAAAAGAAATGGCTGAACCTTTAAAATAA
- the tadA gene encoding tRNA adenosine(34) deaminase TadA: MGISPAEDEAWMRYAFRLAQRAGEQGEVPVGAIVVKDNRCIAEGWNIPITTHDPTAHAEMVALRRAGRVLENYRLCDATLYVTLEPCVMCMGAISHARIRRLVFGAPDSKRGAVCNALSLSDASFLNHRIDWLGGVLEAQCSELLRDFFRARR, translated from the coding sequence ATGGGAATAAGCCCTGCTGAGGATGAGGCATGGATGCGTTATGCTTTCAGGTTGGCACAAAGAGCCGGCGAGCAAGGCGAAGTGCCGGTTGGGGCGATAGTTGTCAAAGATAACCGATGTATCGCTGAAGGTTGGAATATTCCTATTACAACGCATGACCCGACTGCCCATGCTGAAATGGTGGCCTTAAGAAGGGCAGGGCGGGTTTTGGAAAATTATCGCTTGTGTGACGCTACGTTATATGTGACTTTAGAGCCTTGTGTGATGTGCATGGGGGCGATCAGTCACGCCCGCATTAGACGTCTTGTTTTTGGTGCGCCTGATTCCAAGCGGGGAGCAGTTTGTAATGCGTTGAGTCTTTCCGATGCAAGTTTCTTAAATCATCGAATTGACTGGCTTGGCGGTGTCTTGGAAGCGCAATGCTCGGAACTGTTAAGAGATTTTTTTCGAGCCAGGCGCTGA
- a CDS encoding ClpXP protease specificity-enhancing factor yields MTPLKPYLIRSIYEWIIDNDLTPHLLVNAEFSNAILPQQLVEDGKILLNIRPEAIQGLSLGNAEIEFNARFSGKPLHIVVPMAAVMAIYAQENGKGMIFDQEDEGSDETPPPETKPPTRPTLRIVK; encoded by the coding sequence ATGACTCCTTTAAAGCCCTATTTAATTCGTTCGATTTATGAATGGATTATTGATAATGATTTAACGCCGCATCTACTGGTTAATGCAGAATTCAGTAATGCAATTTTGCCGCAACAATTAGTTGAGGACGGCAAGATACTTCTAAATATAAGGCCTGAAGCTATACAAGGTCTTTCTCTTGGTAACGCTGAAATTGAATTTAATGCCCGGTTTAGTGGCAAGCCCTTGCATATTGTCGTGCCTATGGCAGCAGTAATGGCAATTTATGCTCAAGAAAACGGTAAAGGTATGATCTTTGATCAGGAAGATGAGGGCTCTGATGAAACGCCACCACCCGAAACTAAACCGCCAACAAGACCTACGTTACGCATAGTAAAATAA